Below is a window of Lacrimispora xylanolytica DNA.
TAAAGCCTCTTCCCCTTACTTCATTTACCTGATTTATGATCATAAAGGCCTGGGGATCAATACTCATCACCAGATCATTGAGCTTAGACAGCTGCCTTCCTGAAATCACGGTAAGCACGGTAAAGGACGCCTGTCTCAAATAACCGCCTTCACTCCCTAAAAGAGTGGTTCCCCGGTCCATTTTCTCCTGGATCATCTGATTGATTTCTTCATATTTTTCGCTGACAATCTTGACCTGCATCTGATTCCTTCCAATTAAAAGCACCTTATCAAGAACCATGGTATAAATAAGTACCAGCAGAATTCCATAAAGAATTTGTTCCTTATTAGAAAAGATCATCTGGGAAAAAAGGATCAAACAGTCAAACACGGACATGGTTACGGAAACAGACAAATGCCTTTTTTTATTTAGGATCAGAGGCGGGATATCCATGCCTCCGGTAGACGCTCCGGCCCGAATAACCATACCGATTCCTGCTCCTATTAATAGCCCTGCAAATACGGTCCCCAGCATACGGTCATCGGTCACCCTTCCACTTCCCAGGATTCGCTCAAAGATTCC
It encodes the following:
- a CDS encoding YitT family protein is translated as MDIKKIATVMAGNTIYALAVSLFILPGGLITGGTTGLALVAYHQFHIPVAAFVAVFNIIMFAAGVMVLGKAFAFTTLISTFYYPFILGIFERILGSGRVTDDRMLGTVFAGLLIGAGIGMVIRAGASTGGMDIPPLILNKKRHLSVSVTMSVFDCLILFSQMIFSNKEQILYGILLVLIYTMVLDKVLLIGRNQMQVKIVSEKYEEINQMIQEKMDRGTTLLGSEGGYLRQASFTVLTVISGRQLSKLNDLVMSIDPQAFMIINQVNEVRGRGFTLHKEYRRR